In Bythopirellula goksoeyrii, a single window of DNA contains:
- a CDS encoding ferritin-like domain-containing protein yields the protein MEIETVLNYLANSVNLDGVRAEEIKKSLAADITEEIMHAQQLGRRIKQLGGLVHGAAALTLSNQIQPIDGTTDVVGAIKAVIDAEEQACAHCNKVIRATDGEEYVSQDLCTRLLADEEEHLILFRGFLKEYESASSQFA from the coding sequence ATGGAGATCGAAACGGTGCTTAACTATCTTGCCAACAGCGTCAATCTCGACGGTGTGCGGGCAGAAGAGATTAAGAAATCGTTAGCGGCTGACATCACGGAAGAAATCATGCATGCGCAGCAACTGGGACGGCGAATCAAGCAACTCGGTGGCCTTGTCCACGGTGCTGCGGCCCTCACGCTCAGCAATCAGATCCAGCCCATCGATGGAACAACCGATGTGGTCGGTGCGATTAAAGCGGTCATTGATGCCGAGGAGCAAGCTTGCGCACACTGCAACAAAGTCATCAGAGCGACCGACGGAGAGGAATATGTTAGCCAAGACCTGTGCACCCGATTGCTCGCAGACGAAGAGGAGCACCTTATTCTTTTCCGCGGATTCTTGAAAGAGTACGAGTCTGCTTCATCACAATTCGCTTGA
- a CDS encoding Lacal_2735 family protein, producing MRCSDYSLTRKKNLEKKYAQLLEESHRLSHTNRKASDLKRAEAEEVLTQIKAIEKESAEP from the coding sequence ATGAGATGTTCGGACTATTCGCTAACAAGAAAAAAGAATCTCGAAAAGAAATATGCCCAGCTTCTTGAGGAGTCGCATCGTCTCAGTCACACTAATCGTAAGGCAAGCGATCTTAAAAGGGCTGAGGCGGAAGAGGTTTTGACGCAAATCAAGGCGATTGAGAAGGAATCTGCCGAGCCGTAG
- a CDS encoding PP2C family protein-serine/threonine phosphatase: MEKTDPERMECMEVWGGNQAVQRTFITPGLKIYIDSQPYGQAPGGGDVYYLSSCASGRITRMLLADVSGHGELVSQTAVGLRDLMRRNVNYVKQTRFVRAMNRQFADLGEQGGFATALVSTFFATTMTYSLCNAGHPVPLVFRRGTSQWSELKNEASCSRPISDTPLGVVDEASYGQLDVRLEAGDMVLSFSDAVTESEDGDGRQLGEAGVLRLVRELGTQDSEEIVPALVERIRGLRDSNLRQDDATFLLGQATGGGPSMKNNLLAPLRFLRRIADHTRIA, encoded by the coding sequence ATGGAAAAAACTGACCCAGAGCGCATGGAATGCATGGAGGTGTGGGGTGGCAATCAAGCTGTGCAGCGCACTTTTATAACTCCGGGGCTAAAGATCTATATCGATAGTCAGCCTTACGGTCAGGCACCTGGAGGCGGAGACGTCTATTACCTCTCCTCCTGTGCGTCTGGACGCATTACACGAATGTTGTTGGCGGATGTCAGTGGACATGGAGAGTTAGTATCGCAGACGGCGGTTGGATTGCGTGACTTGATGCGACGCAACGTCAATTACGTCAAGCAAACTCGCTTCGTGCGAGCGATGAATCGGCAGTTTGCTGATCTCGGTGAGCAAGGAGGGTTTGCCACAGCCCTAGTAAGTACTTTTTTTGCGACAACGATGACCTACTCTCTATGCAACGCTGGGCACCCTGTTCCGCTTGTTTTTCGTCGCGGAACGTCCCAATGGTCAGAGCTCAAGAATGAAGCTAGCTGTTCGAGGCCAATATCTGACACACCACTGGGAGTCGTTGATGAAGCGTCTTACGGCCAACTCGATGTGAGACTTGAAGCCGGTGATATGGTGCTCAGTTTCAGCGATGCCGTTACGGAGTCGGAAGACGGAGACGGTCGGCAACTAGGAGAAGCAGGTGTCCTGCGACTAGTACGTGAACTGGGAACGCAGGACTCCGAGGAAATCGTTCCCGCACTAGTCGAGCGAATCAGAGGATTGCGAGACAGCAACCTCCGCCAAGATGATGCGACATTTCTCCTAGGTCAAGCAACGGGCGGTGGACCGTCGATGAAGAACAACCTGTTAGCCCCGCTTCGCTTCCTGCGCCGGATTGCTGATCACACCAGAATAGCCTAA
- a CDS encoding carbon storage regulator yields MLVLGRKEEQTIQIGNEIRVTILRIKGNSVSVGIEAPEQVLILRDELAPTARAWEAESDLGSQPQAMALAICK; encoded by the coding sequence ATGTTAGTTCTCGGCAGGAAAGAAGAGCAGACCATCCAGATTGGTAACGAAATCCGCGTTACGATCTTGCGGATCAAGGGAAACTCCGTCAGTGTTGGCATAGAAGCACCTGAGCAGGTGTTGATACTACGCGACGAGTTGGCACCCACTGCTCGAGCGTGGGAAGCTGAATCCGACTTGGGTTCTCAGCCACAGGCCATGGCACTTGCCATCTGCAAGTAA
- a CDS encoding PP2C family protein-serine/threonine phosphatase, with protein sequence MTSVTLTNENESSLKCMEVWGGNGSRKNHFVRPGLDVWIHSQAVSSSAAGGSDLYLLSSCSSGRITRMMVADVCSQGSHFAELAEEIRELMKRNINTIRQTRVVREISRRLVESSRHGCIATALIGTYFAPTRKLVLCNTGNPPPLLYRAAHQEWSVLKQVPQNTTAIHKSFMVSDFEEYQYFETQLDFGDMLLSIGNALTECRSKDGRIIGMHGLEERVRHLDPRRPGELVAALTEELKQEHRDNLSIDDATVLLWQVTKTSVPWRDNLLAPLRYFQGANDNTNIE encoded by the coding sequence ATGACTTCTGTGACCTTAACTAACGAAAACGAATCAAGCCTAAAGTGCATGGAGGTTTGGGGCGGCAATGGCAGCCGAAAGAACCATTTCGTTCGACCTGGTTTGGATGTTTGGATTCATAGCCAGGCTGTCAGTTCATCCGCTGCTGGCGGTAGTGATCTCTATCTGCTGTCTTCATGCTCTTCAGGGCGTATCACGCGAATGATGGTGGCGGACGTCTGTAGCCAGGGCTCCCATTTCGCTGAATTAGCGGAGGAAATCCGGGAGTTGATGAAGCGAAACATCAACACCATTCGGCAGACGCGAGTCGTGCGTGAAATCAGTCGGCGATTAGTAGAGAGTTCCAGGCACGGTTGTATCGCAACAGCGCTGATCGGCACTTATTTTGCGCCAACTCGCAAACTTGTTTTATGCAATACCGGCAATCCCCCGCCACTTTTGTACCGCGCCGCGCATCAAGAGTGGTCAGTCTTGAAGCAAGTTCCGCAGAACACGACCGCAATCCACAAGTCGTTTATGGTCAGCGACTTTGAGGAATACCAATACTTTGAAACACAACTCGATTTTGGAGATATGCTTCTCAGCATTGGTAATGCACTAACCGAATGTCGTAGCAAAGACGGAAGAATCATCGGCATGCATGGTTTGGAGGAACGTGTTCGGCATCTCGATCCAAGGCGACCAGGAGAGCTGGTTGCCGCGTTAACGGAAGAACTCAAGCAAGAACATCGGGACAATCTCTCCATTGACGACGCGACGGTCTTACTCTGGCAGGTAACAAAAACTTCCGTTCCCTGGCGAGACAACTTGTTAGCACCTCTTCGTTATTTTCAAGGTGCGAATGACAACACCAACATCGAATAG
- a CDS encoding 6-pyruvoyl trahydropterin synthase family protein, with the protein MIIQKQYKFYAAHRNEELEDKCRNLHGHRYGITCFFEVERTGSLSTLFGDFDRKIEPFLKSEYDHGMMVNIKDTLYETLMNHVLRTGEKLKLKRFSQPTTVENLAHQLFTEITDMGFRLSCLEVRETDTSVVSYTREDWVTDSRYFANSKTADTESLSE; encoded by the coding sequence ATGATTATTCAAAAGCAGTACAAGTTTTACGCCGCTCATCGCAACGAAGAACTCGAAGATAAGTGCCGCAACCTCCACGGACATCGCTATGGAATCACCTGTTTTTTCGAAGTAGAACGTACAGGTTCGTTGTCAACCCTTTTCGGTGACTTCGATCGCAAGATCGAGCCGTTTCTTAAATCAGAATATGACCACGGCATGATGGTCAATATCAAGGATACGCTTTATGAGACGCTCATGAATCACGTGCTGCGAACGGGCGAGAAACTCAAACTGAAGCGGTTTTCTCAACCGACGACGGTCGAGAATTTGGCCCATCAACTTTTCACCGAAATTACCGACATGGGATTTCGCTTAAGTTGTTTAGAAGTACGCGAAACCGATACCTCTGTTGTAAGCTATACGCGAGAAGATTGGGTGACCGATAGTCGTTATTTTGCCAATTCCAAAACTGCCGATACTGAGTCGCTGTCTGAGTAA
- a CDS encoding Fpg/Nei family DNA glycosylase yields MPEGHTVHRLALDHSKLFAGQRLKVSSPQGRFEEGAQLLDGKTLKSVEAHGKHLCYHWSGGTLLHVHLGLYGKFRLHSLPTPEPRGQVRLRVIGKERAFDLNGPFTCQTITRQEWMAIQDRLGPDPLRAEGDLEQVWVRISHSRAAIGSLLLNQSVIAGVGNIYRSEVLHLLGIHPETPGLELSRKQVESLWSKLTTLLRIGVKYNRIIIAEPKDIGKPRSRMNRQERLLVYKRAACSRCDAEIESWLLGARKVFSCPKCQLR; encoded by the coding sequence ATGCCAGAAGGCCATACTGTGCATCGACTTGCACTCGACCACTCGAAACTGTTTGCAGGGCAGCGATTGAAGGTATCTTCTCCGCAAGGTCGCTTTGAGGAAGGTGCCCAACTTCTCGACGGCAAAACGCTCAAATCGGTCGAAGCGCACGGCAAGCATCTTTGTTATCACTGGTCCGGCGGAACACTATTGCACGTCCACTTGGGTCTCTATGGAAAGTTCCGTCTCCACAGCTTGCCAACCCCGGAACCTCGCGGGCAAGTGCGTCTGCGTGTGATCGGGAAAGAAAGAGCATTTGACCTCAATGGCCCTTTCACCTGCCAGACTATTACTAGACAGGAATGGATGGCAATTCAGGATCGCTTAGGGCCAGATCCCTTGCGAGCGGAAGGTGACCTAGAGCAAGTTTGGGTGAGAATTAGTCACAGCCGCGCGGCCATTGGTAGCTTGTTACTAAATCAGTCGGTCATCGCGGGAGTCGGGAACATTTACCGCAGCGAAGTCTTGCACTTGCTCGGCATTCATCCAGAAACACCTGGCCTGGAGTTGTCTCGTAAGCAAGTCGAATCGCTCTGGTCCAAGCTGACAACACTACTGAGAATCGGCGTAAAGTACAATCGCATCATCATCGCCGAGCCGAAAGATATCGGCAAACCGCGCAGCCGGATGAATCGCCAGGAAAGACTACTGGTTTACAAACGAGCAGCTTGCAGTCGCTGTGATGCCGAAATCGAGAGCTGGTTGCTGGGTGCCCGAAAAGTGTTTTCTTGTCCCAAATGCCAACTGCGCTAG
- a CDS encoding NAD(P)/FAD-dependent oxidoreductase: MTKLPIRLPRESMPSLAVIGAGISGLICARTLQDHGLSVKVFEKSRGVGGRMSTRRTDDALHFDHGAQYFTARDALFRGYVKALQHEGVVAAWLGRIIVLQKGVTIDQNESTVRFVAVPGMNSICQHMATDLSIEYQTKVAPPRRLLGRWWLASEDGTELGAYDMVIISAPAPQTAQLLRDVPELAEQADRVEMSGCWAVMLALEESLALPFDAAFIHQSPLSWIARNNSKPNRSPEPETWILHASPEWSETNLERSAEQVAADLLEEFWRSIGTQPRAIKYITAHRWRFALPTSPLESRCLFDTGLQVGACGDWCGGPRVEGAFLSGAAVADRLLGL, from the coding sequence ATGACGAAACTGCCAATCAGACTGCCTCGTGAATCGATGCCATCATTGGCGGTGATTGGCGCTGGGATTTCTGGTCTGATCTGTGCCCGGACTTTGCAAGATCACGGTTTGTCGGTCAAAGTGTTCGAAAAAAGCCGTGGAGTTGGCGGTCGCATGTCGACGCGGCGGACGGACGACGCGCTGCACTTTGACCACGGCGCTCAATATTTCACCGCTCGTGACGCTCTATTTCGCGGCTACGTGAAAGCTTTGCAACATGAAGGTGTTGTAGCTGCTTGGCTCGGGAGGATTATTGTCCTTCAAAAGGGTGTTACGATAGATCAAAATGAGAGTACTGTTCGCTTTGTCGCTGTCCCGGGGATGAATTCCATCTGTCAGCACATGGCGACCGACTTATCAATCGAATATCAAACTAAAGTAGCGCCGCCACGTCGTCTACTTGGCCGGTGGTGGCTTGCCAGCGAGGATGGGACCGAGTTGGGCGCCTACGACATGGTAATCATCTCTGCCCCAGCCCCTCAGACGGCGCAGCTGCTCAGGGATGTTCCCGAGCTGGCCGAACAAGCGGATCGCGTGGAGATGAGTGGTTGCTGGGCGGTGATGCTCGCTTTGGAAGAATCCTTGGCTCTTCCGTTCGATGCCGCATTTATACACCAGTCGCCTCTTTCCTGGATTGCCCGGAACAACAGCAAACCGAATCGCTCTCCCGAACCAGAGACATGGATATTGCACGCTAGTCCCGAGTGGTCAGAGACCAACTTGGAACGATCAGCCGAACAGGTGGCGGCTGATCTGTTGGAAGAATTCTGGCGATCCATTGGTACCCAGCCTCGGGCAATCAAGTATATCACAGCACATCGTTGGCGATTCGCTCTACCGACCTCGCCACTGGAGTCGCGATGTTTGTTTGATACCGGTCTACAAGTCGGAGCTTGCGGCGACTGGTGTGGCGGACCTAGAGTAGAAGGTGCCTTTTTGAGTGGTGCAGCCGTGGCTGACCGCTTGCTGGGTTTGTAA
- the folE gene encoding GTP cyclohydrolase I FolE has protein sequence MHTVLELSASSPWHPQRHASLPVLQSEEDKVNQQSPSAQPGEVDLESIQAAVRTILKAVGEDPDRDGLKETPRRVAKMYAEMFEGLHLDPARHLQVLFAEEYDELVLVRDIPFTSMCEHHLLPFTGVAHVGYIPQGHVTGLSKLARVVEEMARRPQVQERMTHKITELIEAELQTTGVGVVMQAEHSCMSIRGIKKHGSSTITSAFRGTLKTSLSSRNEFLSMIDTRSRG, from the coding sequence ATGCATACTGTTTTGGAACTGTCTGCTTCCTCTCCGTGGCATCCACAAAGACATGCCAGTTTGCCCGTTCTGCAATCCGAAGAAGACAAGGTAAATCAGCAATCCCCAAGTGCCCAACCGGGCGAAGTCGATCTGGAGTCAATTCAAGCTGCCGTGCGGACTATCTTAAAGGCAGTTGGCGAAGATCCGGATCGTGACGGTTTGAAGGAAACCCCTCGTCGCGTTGCCAAGATGTATGCGGAAATGTTTGAGGGCTTGCACCTTGACCCGGCTCGCCATCTGCAAGTTTTGTTCGCAGAGGAATATGACGAACTCGTATTGGTTCGTGATATCCCATTCACTAGCATGTGTGAGCATCACCTGTTGCCATTTACGGGAGTAGCCCACGTCGGTTACATCCCTCAAGGTCACGTCACCGGATTGAGCAAGCTGGCCCGCGTGGTCGAAGAAATGGCTCGCCGTCCGCAAGTGCAGGAACGGATGACCCACAAGATTACCGAGTTGATCGAAGCCGAGCTGCAAACTACCGGCGTGGGTGTCGTTATGCAAGCGGAACACTCATGTATGTCCATTCGCGGCATTAAAAAGCACGGCAGCTCAACCATCACGAGCGCATTTCGAGGAACGCTCAAAACGAGCCTCTCAAGCCGCAATGAATTTTTGTCAATGATTGATACGCGATCCCGCGGTTAA
- a CDS encoding DUF1499 domain-containing protein: protein MAKKTMVLWLAASLFVILVGMRWANSYTHPLHTLGMINGRLAECPNYPNCVSSQDKDSEHSIDSIPYTLSAKETQRQLESIIQAMPRSRIVSSQTGYVHAEFSSLLLGFVDDVELAIDAKENLIHFRSAARLGRSDFGVNRRRMEQIRQQFQQH, encoded by the coding sequence ATGGCGAAGAAAACTATGGTTTTGTGGCTGGCGGCATCGCTATTTGTAATCTTGGTCGGCATGCGATGGGCAAACTCCTATACGCATCCATTGCATACGCTCGGGATGATCAACGGTCGCCTTGCAGAGTGCCCCAACTACCCGAACTGTGTTTCCTCCCAGGACAAGGATTCCGAACATTCTATCGATTCAATACCTTACACTCTTTCGGCCAAGGAGACCCAACGCCAGCTGGAATCAATCATTCAAGCGATGCCGCGGAGCCGAATAGTCTCTTCTCAAACCGGTTACGTCCACGCCGAATTCAGCAGCCTGCTGCTTGGATTCGTAGATGACGTCGAACTGGCAATTGACGCAAAGGAAAACCTTATTCACTTTCGCTCGGCTGCACGATTGGGGCGTTCTGATTTTGGGGTCAATCGAAGGCGGATGGAACAAATCCGACAGCAATTTCAGCAGCATTAG